From one Humulus lupulus chromosome 8, drHumLupu1.1, whole genome shotgun sequence genomic stretch:
- the LOC133794229 gene encoding small ribosomal subunit protein mS78 (rPPR3a)-like → MSSLFRRVRVIFMRVPSKPSANFCTTEAIANKRLVRNTSASTTETQLQKLVDEFKKSSKSPRFRHNQSIYKRTVARLAGAKKFSMIEDILEDQKQYYNITSQGFAMRLISLYGQSGMFDHAQKVFDELPDLNCPRTVSSFNALLKAGVASKKYDKVVEIFKEFPSRVSIEPDLVSYNIVIKALCEMGSLDDALSMFHELESIGKEPDLVTYNTVLNVLYRNGQFSEGDKIWAMMESKNVVPDVRSYNTKLRGMVQDGRVSEAVELINEMKSKDITLDVFSYNALIKGFCDGKNFEEAKEWYGQLQKKDCNPDLVTYQMLIPLFFEADDLDMAFELCSEAINREMRLKKEMFTQVVNGLVKQDKDEKACKLVELINSTKYLKYKLELPVVD, encoded by the coding sequence ATGTCTTCTCTATTTCGTCGTGTGCGAGTTATCTTTATGAGAGTCCCTTCAAAACCCAGCGCCAACTTCTGCACCACTGAAGCCATTGCTAATAAACGCTTGGTAAGAAACACTTCCGCTTCCACCACTGAAACCCAACTCCAGAAATTGGTCGACGAGTTCAAGAAGTCCTCCAAGTCTCCCCGCTTTCGACACAATCAAAGCATTTACAAGCGCACGGTGGCCCGTCTTGCCGGTGCCAAGAAGTTCTCTATGATCGAAGATATCCTAGAGGACCAGAAACAGTACTACAACATCACCAGTCAAGGCTTCGCAATGCGCCTCATTAGCTTGTACGGTCAATCCGGCATGTTTGATCACGCACAAAAGGTGTTCGATGAATTGCCTGACCTGAACTGTCCTCGCACTGTGAGTTCGTTTAATGCCCTTTTAAAGGCTGGTGTTGCATCCAAGAAATATGACAAAGTTGTCGAGATTTTTAAGGAGTTCCCTTCGCGTGTTTCGATAGAACCAGACTTGGTGTCGTATAACATTGTTATTAAAGCATTGTGCGAGATGGGTTCTTTGGATGATGCTCTTTCAATGTTTCATGAGCTAGAGAGCATTGGCAAAGAGCCTGATCTGGTCACTTACAATACAGTTCTCAATGTACTGTATAGGAATGGTCAGTTTTCGGAGGGAGACAAGATTTGGGCAATGATGGAGAGCAAGAATGTTGTTCCTGATGTTAGAAGTTATAACACAAAGCTGCGAGGAATGGTGCAGGATGGCAGGGTATCTGAAGCCGTTGAGTTAATTAATGAAATGAAAAGTAAGGATATTACTCTTGATGTGTTTAGTTATAATGCTCTAATTAAAGGTTTTTGTGATGGTAAGAACTTCGAGGAGGCAAAAGAATGGTATGGTCAACTTCAGAAAAAAGACTGTAATCCAGACTTGGTGACTTACCAGATGCTTATTCCATTGTTTTTTGAGGCAGATGACCTCGATATGGCTTTTGAGCTTTGCTCAGAGGCAATTAATCGTGAAATGCGTTTAAAGAAGGAGATGTTTACACAAGTGGTTAATGGATTGGTCAAGCAGGACAAGGATGAAAAAGCGTGTAAGCTTGTGGAATTGATAAACTCTACCAAGTACTTAAAATATAAACTGGAGTTGCCAGTGGTCGACTAG